The DNA region AGCTCGACGTCATCCTGGCTTCACCTCGAACGGTGGCCAGCCCCTACGCGTTGAGCCTGAATTCGGCTTTCGGCGGCGCCAACACCGCCCTCCTGGTGCGTGTCGCATGAGCGCTCCTGGCGCGTGCGAGGTCAGGACAGCCAGCCCGCTGGTGGTCCTGAGCGAGTGCCGGTGGCCAAGCGGGCCGGACGAGCAGCCGCCGCCTCCGCTTCCCGGCTACGTGCTGTCATCGTTCAGCCCGCTGGTCGCAGCGGTCGCTGACGGCTGCCTGACCGAGCACTACGCCCAACCCTCGGCCTCAGCAGCGTCCCGGCAGCGCACCGCCGTGCTGCTGGTCAGCCGCGGCAATGACGTGGTCAGCGCCGAGCACGTGCGCGACAAGGTCGCCAGCGGCCGGCGGGTCGGCCCGTTGTTCTTCTTCCAAGCCGCCCCCAACAGCGTGGTGGGCCAGGTCACCGCGCACTGGGGCCTGGGCGGTCCGGTGGTGTGCATCAGCCCGGTCGGCGACCCGCTCGCCGACGGGATGGCCGAGGCGGCGCTGCTGCTGGAGGACGGTGACGCCGACGAGGTGCTGCTGATCCTGGTCGAGCAGGGCGGCGATGCCGCGGACTCGGCTGACCGAGCCCACGCGCTCCTGCTCTCCACGACGGAAATCTCCACGACGGAAATCTCCACGACGGAGGTCGGGCCGGCCAGCCGCGGCTCGAGTCCGCCTGACCCGCCGGTCGCCGCGGGCGTCGCTGACCATCACCAACCCGAGGGGATCACCCAATGACCATCTTCGGAATAGACCACCTGGAGCTGTTCGTCGGCGACGCTCAGCAGGCGGCTTACTACTTCGGAGCGGCCTTCGGCCTGGAGGTGGCCGGCCGGGGCGGGCCCGAGACCGGGCTGTTCGGCCAGCGGTCGGTGCTGATGGCGCACGACCAGGTGCAGATAATGCTGACCTCGGGCCTGTACGCCGACCATTCGGCCAACCACTACGTCCACCAGCACGGCGACGGCGTGGCGGTGGTGGCGATGCGGGTCG from Jatrophihabitans sp. includes:
- a CDS encoding beta-ketoacyl synthase chain length factor, translating into MSAPGACEVRTASPLVVLSECRWPSGPDEQPPPPLPGYVLSSFSPLVAAVADGCLTEHYAQPSASAASRQRTAVLLVSRGNDVVSAEHVRDKVASGRRVGPLFFFQAAPNSVVGQVTAHWGLGGPVVCISPVGDPLADGMAEAALLLEDGDADEVLLILVEQGGDAADSADRAHALLLSTTEISTTEISTTEVGPASRGSSPPDPPVAAGVADHHQPEGITQ